One Archangium lipolyticum DNA segment encodes these proteins:
- a CDS encoding L-lactate dehydrogenase: MPERVSKIAIIGAGSVGATIAYASMIRGVAKQLALYDISRDKVNAEVLDLNHGLQFVPMATLEGSDDIGVCAGADVIVITAGAKQKPGQTRMELAGANVELCRTLVPKLLSVAPNALLLVVTNPVDVLTYVVQKLSGLPSKRVFGSGTVLDSSRFRFLIARQLNVAVQNVHAFIAGEHGDSELPLWSSATVGGVPLLQWSAPGHAKLTEEDRTHIFDNVRNAAYHIIRGKGATNYAIGLATAQILEAVLYDEQRVLPVSSRLDGYLGISDVCMSVPSIVNRTGVETALEIPMSESEREGLRRSADTIRHAIRTLGF; encoded by the coding sequence ATGCCTGAGCGTGTAAGCAAGATCGCAATCATCGGAGCCGGTTCAGTAGGGGCCACCATCGCCTATGCCAGCATGATCCGGGGGGTGGCCAAGCAGCTCGCCCTCTACGACATCAGCCGGGACAAGGTGAACGCGGAGGTGCTGGACCTGAACCATGGGCTTCAATTCGTCCCCATGGCCACGCTGGAGGGATCGGACGACATCGGCGTGTGCGCGGGAGCGGATGTGATCGTCATCACCGCGGGGGCCAAGCAGAAGCCCGGTCAGACGCGGATGGAGCTGGCGGGTGCGAACGTGGAGCTGTGCCGCACGCTCGTGCCGAAGCTGCTGTCGGTGGCCCCCAACGCGCTGCTGCTCGTGGTGACCAACCCGGTGGATGTGCTGACGTACGTGGTGCAGAAGCTGAGCGGCCTGCCGTCGAAGCGGGTCTTCGGCAGTGGGACGGTGCTGGACTCCTCGCGCTTCCGCTTCCTGATCGCGCGCCAGCTGAACGTGGCGGTGCAGAACGTGCACGCCTTCATCGCCGGCGAGCACGGAGATTCGGAGCTCCCGCTGTGGAGCTCGGCCACGGTGGGCGGCGTGCCGCTGCTCCAGTGGTCGGCCCCGGGACACGCGAAGCTGACGGAGGAGGACCGCACCCACATCTTCGACAACGTGCGCAATGCCGCGTACCACATCATCCGGGGCAAGGGCGCCACCAACTACGCCATCGGTCTGGCCACGGCGCAAATCCTGGAGGCGGTGCTGTACGACGAGCAACGCGTGCTGCCCGTGAGCTCCCGGTTGGACGGGTACCTCGGCATCAGCGACGTGTGCATGAGCGTGCCGAGCATCGTCAACCGCACCGGCGTGGAGACGGCCCTGGAGATACCCATGAGCGAATCGGAGCGCGAGGGCCTGCGCCGGAGCGCGGATACCATCCGCCACGCCATCCGCACGCTGGGGTTCTGA
- a CDS encoding LysR substrate-binding domain-containing protein, translating to MPSINDISLRQLEYVVAVADLLGFRRAAEHCHVSQPALSAQIQQLEDVLGVKLFERDKRRVMLTAAGEDLVARARRVLTEAGDILSAAARLSDPFAGSLHLGVIPTIAPYVLPEVVPALTKQYPRLQLRLREEKTELLVRALGEGRLDAALLALEADLGDLEHAVIAEDPFVVAAPPGHPLAKKKQVQLRDLDEENVLLLEDGHCFRGQALALCTRVGAREVDFRATSLTTLAQMVMAGVSGITLLPSLSVPIENRLGQLVVRPFSDPVPSRTLVLVWRPGYPRADALRELAGTLRSVWPGLKNPAKRS from the coding sequence ATGCCTTCCATCAACGACATCTCCCTGAGGCAGTTGGAGTACGTGGTCGCCGTCGCGGACCTGCTCGGTTTCCGGCGGGCGGCCGAGCACTGCCACGTCTCCCAGCCGGCCCTGAGTGCGCAGATCCAGCAGCTCGAGGACGTGTTGGGGGTGAAGCTCTTCGAGCGGGACAAGCGCAGGGTGATGCTGACCGCCGCCGGGGAGGACCTGGTGGCGAGGGCGCGCCGGGTGCTCACCGAGGCGGGAGACATCCTGTCCGCGGCGGCCCGGCTGTCCGACCCCTTCGCGGGCAGTCTGCACCTGGGGGTCATCCCCACCATCGCGCCCTATGTGCTGCCCGAGGTGGTGCCCGCGCTGACGAAGCAATACCCCCGGCTCCAGCTCCGGCTGCGCGAGGAGAAGACGGAGTTGCTCGTGCGGGCCCTGGGAGAGGGGCGGCTGGACGCGGCGTTGTTGGCGCTCGAGGCCGACCTGGGTGATCTGGAGCACGCCGTCATCGCGGAGGACCCGTTCGTCGTCGCCGCGCCCCCGGGGCACCCGTTGGCGAAGAAGAAGCAGGTGCAGCTCCGGGACCTGGACGAGGAGAACGTGCTCCTGCTGGAGGATGGCCATTGCTTCCGGGGACAGGCGCTCGCCCTGTGCACGCGGGTGGGGGCTCGCGAGGTGGACTTCCGCGCCACCAGCCTCACCACCCTGGCTCAGATGGTGATGGCGGGTGTCAGCGGCATCACGCTGTTGCCCTCGCTCTCGGTGCCCATCGAGAACCGGCTGGGCCAGCTCGTGGTGCGTCCCTTCTCGGACCCGGTGCCGAGCCGCACCCTCGTCCTCGTCTGGCGGCCGGGCTACCCCCGGGCCGATGCGCTCCGGGAACTCGCCGGCACGCTCCGCTCCGTGTGGCCCGGGCTCAAGAATCCGGCGAAGCGTTCCTAA
- the gspC gene encoding type II secretion system protein GspC: protein MSTLVRPSFRALTLLCSACLGLTAAHAVNSVVEVWLLPFPSFEQTAPPPPKKEELPTPLALAPLARYTGLPDKLRDQVIPTDTGDGPMPTVLELKLLGTMMASPPAISLASVYEGPARRTRSVWTGGEVLGAEVIAIERTRVLILNAGRLEYIGSDSGKDTGSTEPRASSPPAPAEATSGIAIRQVGPQVYELSRQEVDTLLANPSDLLMQARIAPAFRDGKPQGFKMFAIRPGSLYVRLGLQNGDTLRRINGLSLESVEQGLEAFHQLRDASRIELEVERNGQPVRYTYSMR from the coding sequence ATGTCCACCCTCGTCCGCCCCTCGTTCCGCGCACTCACCCTGCTCTGCTCGGCCTGCCTGGGCCTGACGGCCGCGCACGCCGTGAACTCGGTGGTGGAGGTATGGCTCCTGCCATTCCCCTCCTTCGAGCAGACGGCACCGCCCCCGCCGAAGAAGGAGGAGCTGCCCACCCCGCTCGCCCTGGCGCCGCTCGCCCGGTACACAGGCTTGCCAGACAAGCTGCGTGATCAGGTCATCCCCACGGACACGGGAGACGGGCCCATGCCGACCGTGCTGGAGCTGAAGCTGCTGGGAACGATGATGGCGTCCCCTCCGGCCATCTCCCTCGCGTCCGTGTACGAGGGACCCGCGCGCCGCACGCGCTCGGTATGGACGGGTGGGGAGGTCCTCGGAGCGGAGGTGATCGCCATCGAGCGCACACGGGTGCTCATCCTGAACGCGGGGCGGCTGGAGTACATCGGCTCCGACTCCGGAAAGGACACCGGGAGCACGGAACCGCGTGCCTCCAGTCCTCCGGCCCCGGCGGAAGCGACGTCCGGCATCGCCATCCGGCAGGTGGGGCCACAGGTCTACGAGCTCTCACGCCAGGAAGTGGACACCCTGCTCGCCAACCCCAGCGACCTGCTGATGCAGGCGCGCATCGCCCCCGCCTTCAGGGACGGCAAGCCGCAAGGATTCAAGATGTTCGCCATCCGGCCCGGCTCGCTCTACGTCCGGCTGGGCCTCCAGAACGGGGACACACTGCGGCGCATCAACGGGCTCTCACTCGAGAGCGTGGAGCAGGGGCTCGAGGCCTTCCACCAGCTGCGCGATGCCTCGCGCATCGAGCTGGAAGTGGAGCGCAACGGACAACCCGTCCGCTACACCTATTCGATGCGTTAG
- a CDS encoding S41 family peptidase: MRSLHSWRAALAAGLLLLAPAARADGREPSTATSHTTTYEQLEVFARVLSYVENNYVEPVDGKKLMHGAIRGMLETLDPHTLYMPPEVFKEMKIDTSGEFGGLGIDVARKGDGIVVVAPIDDAPAARAGIRAGDEIVAIDGESTQGMDLADVLQRMRGPAGKRVLMTIMREGFSAPRELAIIRDHVRIISVEGALHGGIAHLKVKNFQDRTAQYLRKELERLRGLNGGKPLRGVVLDLRNNPGGLLDQAVAVSDLWLPGNLPIVSTRGRNGAGGSEERSKDRDTEPDYPLVVLVNAGSASASEIVAGALQDHGRATILGTQTFGKGSVQTVIELEDGSGLKLTIARYYTPKGRSIQEKGITPDYQVPEKPGGKGEKDQPREKDLERHFKAEPAVVSEPVGTPKPKSLPEMKDWEVAAKLADHQLKMALTYLNGVVNGGARAPAKASTETR, from the coding sequence ATGCGCTCCCTGCACTCCTGGCGCGCGGCGCTCGCCGCGGGCCTGCTGCTCCTGGCTCCCGCGGCGCGGGCCGACGGACGCGAGCCCTCCACCGCCACCTCCCATACCACCACGTACGAGCAGCTCGAGGTGTTCGCCCGGGTGCTCTCGTACGTGGAGAACAACTACGTGGAGCCGGTGGACGGCAAGAAGCTGATGCACGGGGCCATCCGGGGGATGCTGGAGACGTTGGATCCGCACACCCTCTACATGCCGCCCGAGGTCTTCAAGGAGATGAAGATCGACACCTCCGGCGAGTTCGGAGGGCTGGGCATCGACGTGGCGCGCAAGGGGGATGGCATCGTGGTGGTGGCGCCCATCGACGACGCACCAGCGGCGCGCGCGGGCATCCGGGCGGGGGATGAGATCGTCGCCATCGACGGCGAGAGCACGCAGGGGATGGACCTGGCGGATGTGCTGCAGCGGATGAGGGGTCCGGCGGGGAAGCGGGTGCTGATGACGATCATGCGCGAGGGCTTCAGCGCGCCGCGCGAGCTGGCCATCATCCGGGACCACGTGCGCATCATCTCGGTGGAGGGGGCGCTGCACGGGGGCATCGCGCACCTGAAGGTGAAGAACTTCCAGGACCGCACGGCGCAGTACCTGCGCAAGGAGCTGGAGCGGCTGCGAGGGCTGAATGGGGGCAAGCCGTTGCGCGGGGTGGTGTTGGACCTGCGCAACAACCCGGGAGGGCTGCTGGACCAGGCGGTGGCGGTGAGCGACCTGTGGCTGCCGGGGAACCTGCCCATCGTGAGCACGCGGGGGCGCAACGGGGCTGGGGGGAGCGAGGAGCGGAGCAAGGATCGGGACACGGAGCCGGACTACCCGCTGGTGGTGCTGGTGAACGCGGGGAGCGCGTCGGCATCGGAGATCGTGGCGGGGGCGCTGCAGGACCACGGGCGCGCGACGATCCTGGGGACACAGACGTTCGGGAAGGGGAGCGTGCAGACGGTGATCGAGCTGGAGGACGGCTCGGGACTGAAGCTGACGATCGCGCGCTACTACACGCCGAAGGGGCGGAGCATCCAGGAGAAGGGAATCACCCCGGACTACCAGGTGCCGGAAAAGCCGGGAGGGAAGGGGGAGAAGGACCAGCCCAGGGAGAAGGACCTGGAGAGGCACTTCAAGGCGGAGCCGGCGGTGGTGAGCGAGCCCGTGGGGACGCCGAAGCCGAAGTCGCTGCCCGAGATGAAGGACTGGGAGGTAGCGGCGAAGCTGGCGGACCATCAGTTGAAGATGGCGCTGACGTACCTGAACGGAGTGGTGAACGGCGGAGCGCGCGCGCCAGCGAAGGCCAGCACCGAGACCCGCTGA
- the trxA gene encoding thioredoxin, whose product MAKDIIHLNDSDFRREVLEAEEPVLVDFTASWCAPCRAISPTVEALATEYKGRVKVAKLDIDDNQATAQQYGIRSVPTLLFFKQGKVVGQIVGAVPRARLENAFQQVV is encoded by the coding sequence ATGGCCAAGGACATCATCCACTTGAACGACTCGGACTTCCGCCGCGAGGTGCTGGAGGCGGAGGAGCCCGTGCTGGTCGACTTCACGGCGTCCTGGTGCGCACCGTGCCGGGCCATCTCACCGACGGTGGAGGCGCTCGCCACCGAGTACAAGGGCCGCGTGAAGGTGGCCAAGCTCGACATCGACGACAACCAGGCGACGGCGCAGCAGTACGGCATCCGGTCTGTGCCCACCCTGCTCTTCTTCAAGCAGGGCAAGGTGGTGGGACAGATCGTCGGGGCGGTGCCGCGAGCGCGCCTGGAGAACGCGTTCCAACAGGTGGTCTGA
- a CDS encoding catalase: MSNRPHLTTEAGAPVANNQHSQTAGATGPVLLQDHHLLEKLARFNRERIPERVVHAVGSGAYGYFEVTNPDISRFTRMKLFNAQGKRTEVFLRFSTVAGSKGAPDTARDPRGFAVRFYTEDGNWDLVGNNTPVFFLRDGIKFPDFIHSQKYDPFTNCQEPDNQWDFFSHSPEATHQFTWLFGDRGIPATLRHMDGFGSHTFQWVNAQGERFWVKFHFKTNQGIRTLSSEEAAAIGGRDPQYHQRDLYAALERGDFPSWTLKVQVMPEADAPTYRFNPFDLTKVWPYKDYPLIEVGQLVLNRAPDNYFADVEQAALDPSNFVPGIGPSPDRMLQARLFAYGDAHRYRLGINHTRLPVNSPRGVQGGARNYGRDGAMSFDGNGGRAKNYEPNSFDGPAQTNEDPGLGVSLSGSTGTYVPVRHAEDNDFVQAGALYRVMSEEERVRLVNNIAGSLSQVSREDIIARSIAHFRNADEEYGSRIAKAVHERRRSR, from the coding sequence GTGTCCAATCGTCCCCATCTGACCACCGAGGCCGGCGCTCCCGTCGCCAACAACCAGCACTCGCAGACGGCCGGCGCCACGGGCCCGGTGCTGCTGCAGGACCACCACCTCCTGGAGAAGCTCGCCCGCTTCAACCGCGAGCGCATCCCGGAGCGCGTGGTGCACGCGGTGGGCTCGGGCGCCTACGGCTACTTCGAGGTCACCAACCCCGACATCTCGCGCTTCACGCGCATGAAGCTCTTCAACGCCCAGGGCAAGCGCACCGAGGTCTTCCTGCGCTTCTCCACCGTGGCCGGCTCCAAGGGCGCCCCCGACACCGCTCGCGACCCGCGCGGCTTCGCGGTCCGCTTCTACACCGAGGACGGCAACTGGGACCTGGTGGGCAACAACACCCCCGTCTTCTTCCTGCGCGACGGCATCAAGTTCCCGGACTTCATCCACTCGCAGAAGTACGACCCGTTCACCAACTGCCAGGAGCCCGACAACCAGTGGGACTTCTTCTCGCACTCGCCCGAGGCCACGCACCAGTTCACCTGGCTCTTCGGTGACCGCGGCATCCCCGCGACGCTGCGGCACATGGATGGCTTCGGCTCGCACACCTTCCAGTGGGTGAACGCCCAGGGCGAGCGCTTCTGGGTGAAGTTCCACTTCAAGACCAACCAGGGCATCCGCACCCTCTCCTCCGAGGAGGCCGCGGCCATCGGCGGGAGGGATCCGCAGTACCACCAGCGCGACCTCTACGCGGCGCTCGAGCGCGGCGACTTCCCCTCGTGGACGCTCAAGGTTCAGGTCATGCCCGAGGCCGACGCGCCCACCTACCGCTTCAACCCCTTCGACCTCACCAAGGTGTGGCCCTACAAGGACTACCCCCTCATCGAGGTGGGCCAGCTGGTGCTCAACCGGGCTCCGGACAACTACTTCGCCGACGTGGAGCAGGCGGCGCTCGACCCGTCCAACTTCGTGCCGGGCATCGGCCCCTCGCCAGACCGCATGCTCCAGGCGCGCCTCTTCGCCTACGGCGACGCGCACCGCTACCGGCTCGGCATCAACCACACCCGGCTGCCGGTGAACTCGCCCAGGGGCGTGCAGGGCGGCGCGCGCAACTACGGCCGTGACGGCGCCATGAGCTTCGACGGCAACGGTGGGCGCGCCAAGAACTACGAGCCGAACAGCTTCGACGGCCCCGCGCAGACGAACGAGGACCCGGGCCTCGGCGTCTCCCTTAGTGGCTCCACGGGCACCTACGTCCCCGTGCGGCACGCCGAGGACAACGACTTCGTGCAGGCCGGCGCCCTGTACCGGGTGATGAGCGAGGAGGAGCGCGTGCGGCTGGTGAACAACATCGCGGGCAGCCTCTCACAGGTGAGCCGCGAGGACATCATCGCGCGCAGCATCGCCCACTTCCGCAACGCCGACGAGGAGTACGGCTCGCGCATCGCGAAGGCCGTCCACGAGCGCCGCCGCTCGCGCTGA
- a CDS encoding LysR family transcriptional regulator: MSPTPPLLDDMLVFAEVVSAGGITAAATRLGLRKSTVSRRLSALEERLGTRLLERNTRRVRLTESGREYHAHCARLVAEAREVNRALSESRGTPRGTLRVATFSLLGELLAPVIAEFLLRHPQVRVEVSLAQAHVDLVAEEYDLSLRTGPLTDSSLVARRLGHVRTGYYASPAYLSRRGTPRTPDDLEDHECVLVADPGTDEVWFFAGPRGARTVPVHGRLQVPSVRAGHAAARAGLGLVRLPTVLVADDVRAGVLVPVLEEVSPPGLPIYAVFPSSRQLPPKVRAFLEMLAQRSAALPWEESAAPAPVPGRTERRTR; the protein is encoded by the coding sequence ATGTCCCCCACGCCCCCACTACTCGATGACATGCTCGTCTTCGCCGAGGTGGTGAGCGCGGGAGGAATCACCGCGGCGGCGACACGACTGGGACTGCGCAAGTCCACGGTGAGCCGGCGCCTGTCGGCCCTGGAAGAGAGGCTGGGCACGAGGCTGCTGGAGCGCAACACGCGGCGGGTGCGGCTCACCGAATCAGGGCGCGAGTACCACGCGCACTGTGCGCGGCTCGTCGCCGAAGCACGAGAGGTGAACCGTGCGTTGAGCGAATCACGAGGCACGCCCCGGGGAACACTGCGAGTGGCCACGTTCTCGCTGCTGGGCGAGCTCCTCGCGCCGGTCATCGCGGAGTTCCTCCTGCGCCATCCGCAGGTGCGCGTGGAGGTGTCACTGGCGCAGGCGCACGTGGACCTCGTGGCCGAGGAGTACGACCTGTCCCTGCGTACGGGGCCGCTGACGGACTCCTCTCTGGTGGCGCGTCGGCTGGGCCACGTGCGTACCGGCTACTACGCGAGCCCGGCCTATCTCAGCCGGCGTGGAACGCCCCGAACCCCGGATGACCTCGAGGACCACGAGTGCGTGCTGGTCGCGGACCCGGGGACGGACGAGGTGTGGTTCTTCGCGGGCCCACGCGGCGCGCGCACGGTGCCGGTGCACGGCCGTTTGCAGGTGCCGAGCGTGCGCGCCGGCCACGCGGCGGCCCGTGCCGGGCTGGGCCTGGTGCGCCTGCCCACGGTGCTCGTGGCGGACGACGTGCGTGCCGGCGTGCTCGTCCCGGTGTTGGAGGAGGTGTCCCCGCCGGGCCTCCCCATCTACGCCGTCTTTCCGAGCAGCCGGCAGCTTCCCCCCAAGGTGCGAGCCTTCCTCGAGATGCTCGCCCAGCGCAGCGCCGCGCTGCCCTGGGAGGAGAGCGCCGCGCCCGCTCCGGTGCCAGGACGCACCGAGCGGCGCACGCGCTGA
- the thrS gene encoding threonine--tRNA ligase: MLEEHDHRSLGQRLDLFHMQEEAPGMVFWHPRGYLLYRLIENRVRQQMQRDGFLEVRTPQILAQPLWERSGHWDNFRENMFLLAEDGGRHMAVKPVNCPGHIQLVQRMSPSYRDLPVKLGEFGLVHRNEPGGALHGLFRLRQFTQDDGHVFCAEEQMREEVSRFCRSLHAFYADFGFEDVEVAFSSRPAQRAGSDEMWDLAESLLLESAKQAGLECVMQPGQGAFYAPKLEFVLKDRLGRSWQCGTIQLDLVLPERFDIHYVDASGQKRRPMMLHRAILGSLERFMGMLLEHHGGALPAWLAPEQVVVASVAEAAAGYAERFAAKLREVGCRASVDARGESLSRKIVDSHQAGVPWLVVVGNREVEKNAVRLRRRDGEQRDLPWDEAVAALVAECRPAAAA, encoded by the coding sequence ATGCTCGAAGAACACGATCACCGCTCCCTCGGCCAGCGCCTGGACCTCTTCCACATGCAGGAGGAGGCGCCCGGCATGGTCTTCTGGCACCCGCGCGGCTACCTGCTGTACCGCCTCATCGAGAACCGCGTCCGGCAACAGATGCAACGCGATGGCTTCCTCGAGGTGAGGACGCCTCAAATCCTCGCCCAGCCCCTCTGGGAGCGCAGCGGCCACTGGGACAACTTCCGCGAGAACATGTTCCTGCTCGCCGAGGACGGCGGGCGGCACATGGCGGTCAAGCCAGTGAACTGCCCCGGTCACATCCAGCTCGTCCAGCGCATGTCCCCCAGCTACCGGGACCTGCCCGTGAAGCTGGGGGAGTTCGGGCTCGTGCACCGCAACGAGCCGGGTGGAGCGCTCCACGGCCTGTTCCGCCTGCGCCAGTTCACGCAGGATGACGGCCACGTCTTCTGTGCCGAGGAGCAGATGCGAGAGGAGGTCTCCCGCTTCTGCCGCTCGCTCCACGCCTTCTACGCCGACTTCGGCTTCGAGGACGTGGAGGTGGCCTTCTCCAGCCGTCCCGCCCAGCGCGCCGGAAGTGACGAGATGTGGGATCTCGCCGAGTCGCTCCTGCTCGAATCCGCGAAACAGGCGGGGCTCGAGTGCGTCATGCAGCCCGGCCAGGGGGCCTTCTACGCGCCCAAGCTGGAGTTCGTCCTGAAGGACCGGCTTGGCCGCAGCTGGCAGTGCGGGACGATCCAACTCGACCTGGTGCTGCCGGAGCGGTTCGACATCCACTACGTGGACGCCTCGGGACAGAAGCGCCGGCCGATGATGCTCCACCGAGCGATTCTCGGAAGCCTGGAGCGCTTCATGGGCATGCTGCTGGAGCACCACGGAGGCGCCCTGCCCGCGTGGCTCGCACCGGAGCAGGTCGTCGTGGCGTCCGTGGCCGAGGCGGCCGCGGGCTACGCCGAGCGCTTCGCCGCGAAGCTGCGCGAGGTGGGCTGCCGCGCGAGCGTGGATGCGCGGGGTGAGTCGCTTTCACGGAAGATCGTCGACTCACACCAGGCTGGAGTGCCGTGGCTGGTGGTGGTGGGTAACCGGGAGGTGGAGAAGAACGCCGTCCGGCTGCGGCGGAGGGACGGCGAGCAGCGCGACCTGCCCTGGGACGAGGCGGTGGCGGCGCTCGTCGCTGAGTGCCGGCCGGCAGCCGCGGCGTGA
- a CDS encoding ankyrin repeat domain-containing protein encodes MKAQTPDSRPMVTDNDVLELARTAFQHARAGETALLGRLLEAGLPANLTNERGDTLLMLSSYLGHEETTRLLLKHGADPERLNDRGQTPLAGAAFKGNLDIARLLLDHGARVDGTGPDGKTALMFAAMFDRKNVLELLVAYGADPERKDADGRTALDYARAMGARGTAERLEKLQGTREQRAS; translated from the coding sequence ATGAAGGCACAGACCCCTGATTCGCGACCGATGGTGACGGACAACGACGTGTTGGAGCTGGCGCGCACGGCCTTCCAGCACGCGAGGGCCGGGGAGACGGCCCTCCTGGGGAGGCTCCTCGAGGCGGGGCTGCCCGCCAACCTCACCAACGAGCGGGGAGACACCCTGCTGATGCTCTCGAGCTACCTCGGCCACGAGGAGACCACCCGGCTCCTCCTGAAGCACGGGGCCGATCCGGAGCGGCTCAACGATCGTGGCCAGACGCCGCTGGCCGGTGCCGCCTTCAAGGGCAACCTCGACATCGCACGGCTGCTGCTGGACCACGGCGCGCGCGTCGACGGTACGGGGCCGGACGGCAAGACGGCCCTCATGTTCGCGGCGATGTTCGACCGGAAGAACGTGCTCGAGCTGCTGGTCGCGTACGGCGCGGATCCGGAGCGCAAGGACGCCGACGGGCGCACGGCACTCGATTACGCCCGTGCCATGGGCGCCCGGGGCACCGCGGAGCGGCTCGAGAAATTGCAGGGGACGCGCGAGCAACGCGCGTCCTGA
- a CDS encoding M24 family metallopeptidase, translating into MRRALLPALLLLTTLPANAAEPSPQRAWQRIRKARIQQLLPAAMERAQVDAWVVLCRENDNDPLAAHIGCENAGSPAAFLFLKQKGGVRSIALSPSGEARALQDVGTHDEVVSLERGVDLYTRVAARLSEAKPRRIAVNSSRKLTVADGLSATQRERLVEALPAALRGRLTSSEELVFEWLSVKLPEEVEIMRKAAALTASLQEEAYRTVVPGKTRDSDVARFLKKRMAELGVEDGWQPDQNPNVNSGPDRGHSHATDRVIQPGDFIQTDFGIQVEGMWVTDIQRFAYVLAPGEKQPPKEALEKWEKSKKGSRVALAALKPGVRGYDVDKAQRDWMREVGSEPVPWGTGHPVGYWAHDVGPALSGAQMGKPPEGWALRPIRPGQVFAFDGFFAWKLATPGETKTLSVEEMAVVTEKGAEYLIPPQEELLLIPSPAPAP; encoded by the coding sequence ATGCGTCGTGCCCTGCTTCCGGCCCTCCTTCTTCTGACGACCCTTCCCGCGAACGCCGCCGAGCCATCGCCTCAACGGGCCTGGCAGCGAATCCGCAAGGCCCGCATCCAGCAACTGCTCCCGGCCGCGATGGAGCGCGCCCAGGTGGACGCCTGGGTCGTGCTGTGCCGGGAGAACGACAACGATCCCCTGGCCGCGCACATCGGCTGTGAGAACGCGGGCTCGCCGGCCGCGTTCCTCTTCCTGAAGCAGAAGGGGGGAGTGCGCTCCATCGCGCTGTCTCCCTCGGGCGAGGCCCGGGCGCTCCAGGACGTGGGCACCCACGACGAGGTGGTCTCCCTGGAGCGGGGCGTGGACCTCTACACCCGGGTCGCGGCGCGGCTCTCCGAGGCGAAGCCGCGGCGCATCGCGGTGAACTCCTCGCGCAAGTTGACGGTGGCGGACGGGCTGTCGGCCACGCAGCGCGAGCGGCTCGTGGAGGCACTGCCCGCCGCGCTGCGCGGCCGCCTCACCTCCTCCGAGGAGCTCGTCTTCGAGTGGTTGTCCGTGAAGCTGCCCGAGGAGGTGGAGATCATGCGCAAGGCGGCGGCGCTGACGGCCTCGCTCCAGGAGGAGGCCTACCGCACGGTGGTGCCGGGGAAGACGCGGGACTCGGACGTGGCGCGCTTCCTCAAGAAGCGCATGGCGGAGCTGGGCGTGGAGGACGGCTGGCAGCCGGACCAGAACCCCAACGTGAACTCCGGCCCGGACCGGGGCCACTCGCACGCCACGGACCGGGTCATCCAGCCGGGCGACTTCATCCAGACGGACTTCGGCATCCAAGTCGAGGGCATGTGGGTGACGGACATCCAGCGCTTCGCCTACGTGCTCGCCCCGGGCGAGAAGCAGCCTCCGAAGGAGGCGCTGGAGAAGTGGGAGAAGTCCAAGAAGGGGAGCCGGGTGGCGCTCGCGGCGTTGAAGCCGGGAGTGCGTGGCTACGACGTGGACAAGGCCCAGCGGGACTGGATGCGCGAGGTGGGCTCGGAGCCGGTGCCCTGGGGGACGGGGCATCCGGTGGGCTACTGGGCGCACGACGTGGGCCCGGCGCTCTCGGGGGCGCAGATGGGCAAGCCGCCCGAGGGGTGGGCCTTGAGGCCCATCCGTCCCGGGCAGGTCTTCGCCTTCGATGGCTTCTTCGCCTGGAAGCTCGCGACTCCCGGCGAGACGAAGACGCTCTCCGTCGAGGAGATGGCGGTGGTGACGGAGAAGGGCGCGGAGTACCTCATTCCACCGCAGGAGGAGCTCCTCCTCATCCCCTCGCCGGCACCGGCCCCGTAG
- a CDS encoding glutaminyl-peptide cyclotransferase — MTTRCTVFARLCFLVPLTVLACAGERLPSKHAPTSGFEVVHSWPHDPQAFTQGLVYRDGRLYESTGIRGESDVREVELDTGRVLRAHALARQYFGEGLALLDGRLYQLTWDSRVGFIYDAATFQELGRFSYSTEGWGLTDDGTSLILSDGTSTLRFLDPATFEVRRTVKVTDGGAEVWQLNELEYVNGEVYANVWKRDVIAQIDPATGHVTGWIDLTGLLPPEDQVGREDVLNGIAYDAANDRLLVTGKRWPKLFQIRVVPR, encoded by the coding sequence GTGACGACCCGATGCACCGTGTTCGCGCGGCTCTGCTTCCTCGTACCCCTCACCGTGCTCGCCTGCGCGGGAGAGCGCCTCCCCTCGAAGCACGCGCCAACGTCTGGATTCGAGGTCGTCCACAGCTGGCCACATGACCCCCAGGCCTTCACGCAGGGACTCGTCTACCGGGATGGCAGGCTGTACGAGAGCACGGGCATCCGAGGGGAGTCCGACGTCCGCGAGGTGGAGCTCGACACGGGCCGCGTCCTGCGTGCACACGCGCTCGCGCGGCAGTATTTCGGCGAGGGGCTCGCGCTCCTCGATGGCAGGCTCTACCAACTCACCTGGGATTCGCGTGTGGGCTTCATCTACGACGCCGCGACGTTCCAGGAGTTGGGCCGGTTCAGCTACTCCACCGAGGGCTGGGGGCTCACCGACGACGGCACCTCCCTCATCCTGAGCGACGGCACCAGCACGCTGCGCTTCCTGGACCCCGCCACGTTCGAGGTGCGGCGCACCGTCAAGGTGACCGACGGCGGCGCCGAGGTCTGGCAGCTCAACGAGCTGGAGTACGTGAACGGCGAGGTCTACGCGAACGTGTGGAAGCGCGACGTCATCGCCCAGATCGACCCGGCCACGGGACACGTGACCGGGTGGATCGATCTCACGGGGCTCCTCCCGCCAGAAGACCAGGTCGGGCGCGAGGACGTGTTGAACGGCATTGCCTACGACGCGGCCAACGACCGGCTCCTCGTCACCGGGAAGCGCTGGCCGAAGCTGTTCCAGATTCGCGTCGTGCCCCGGTAG